In the genome of Apodemus sylvaticus chromosome 2, mApoSyl1.1, whole genome shotgun sequence, one region contains:
- the Tnfrsf1a gene encoding tumor necrosis factor receptor superfamily member 1A isoform X1, translating to MGLPTVPGLLLSLVLLALLVEIHPSGVTGLVPSLGDREKRDSLCPQGKYAHPKNNSICCTKCHKGTYLVSDCPSSGQETVCRECDEGTYTASQNHVPQCFSCKICRKEMFQVELSPCRADQDTVCGCKENQFQHYLSETHFQCVDCSPCFNGTVTIPCKKTQNTVCICHAGFFLRRNECVSCSHCKNTQECVKQCLLPPVANVTNPQDPGTAVLLPLVIFLGLCLLSSIFISLMCRYPRWRPEVYSIICRDSAQAKEVRRNDSNLPDYSFQRLIFKLLGMRAEVEGTKPLTPAPPPAFSPIPGFNPTLVFNPIPGFSPPVSSTPISPVFGPPSNWHNFMPPVKEVVPTQGADPLLYGSVNSVPGSTPVQKQEDSAHPQGPEDLTMLYAVVDGVPPTRWKEFMRLMGLNNHEIERLELQNGRCLREAQYSMMEAWRRCTPRRLATLDVVSSVLSEMNLLGCLENIQEVLRSSASSSTTRLPR from the exons GTGCTCCTGGCTCTGCTGGTGGAGATACACCCATCAGGGGTCACTGGACTGGTCCCTTCTCTTGGTGACCGGGAGAAGAGGGATAGTTTGTGTCCCCAGGGAAAGTATGCCCATCCTAAGAATAATTCCATCTGTTGCACCAAGTGCCACAAAG GAACCTACTTGGTGAGTGACTGTCCAAGCTCAGGGCAGGAAACAGTCTGCAGAGAGTGTGATGAAGGCACCTACACGGCCTCCCAGAACCACGTCCCACAGTGCTTCAGTTGCAAGATATGTCGGAAAG aAATGTTCCAGGTGGAGCTTTCTCCTTGCAGAGCTGACCAGGACACCGTGTGTGGCTGTAAGGAGAACCAGTTCCAACACTACCTGAGTGAGACGCATTTCCAGTGTGTGGACTGCAGTCCCTGCTTCAATGGCACCGTGACAATCCCCT GTAAGAAGACTCAGAACACCGTGTGTATCTGCCACGCAGGATTTTTTCTAAGAAGAAATGAGTGCGTCTCTTGTAGCCA CTGCAAGAACACTCAGGAATGTGTGAAGCAGTGCCTGCTACCTCCAGTTGCAAATGTCACAAATCCCCAGGACCCAG gtacTGCGGTGCTGTTACCCCTGGTCATCTTCCTGGGTCTTTGCCTTTTATCCTCCATCTTCATCAGTTTAATGTGCCGATATCCCCGGTGGAGGCCCGAGGTCTACTCCATCA tTTGTAGGGATTCAGCGCAGGCCAAAGAGGTGAGAAGAAACGACTCCAACTTGCCTGATTACTCCTTCCAACGCCTGATATTCAAATTACTTGGAATGAGG GCGGAGGTTGAAGGAACTAAGCCCCtaactccagcccctcccccagccttcaGCCCCATCCCCGGCTTCAACCCGACTCTGGTCTTCAACCCCATCCCAGGCTTTAGTCCTCCTGTCTCCAGTACCCCCATCAGCCCCGTCTTCGGTCCTCCTAGCAACTGGCACAACTTCATGCCACCTGTAAAAGAGGTAGTGCCAACCCAGGGTGCTGACCCTCTGCTGTACGGATCAGTCAACTCCGTGCCAGGCTCCACCCCTGTTCAGAAACAGGAAGACTCCGCCCACCCACAAGGTCCTGAGG ACCTTACGATGCTGTATGCTGTGGTGGATGGCGTGCCTCCGACGCGCTGGAAGGAGTTCATGCGGCTCATGGGGCTGAACAATCACGAGATCGAGCGGCTGGAGCTGCAGAACGGGCGCTGCCTGCGCGAGGCTCAGTACAGCATGATGGAAGCCTGGCGGCGCTGTACGCCGCGACGCCTGGCCACGCTGGACGTAGTGAGCTCCGTGCTTTCCGAAATGAATCTGCTAGGGTGCCTGGAGAACATCCAGGAGGTTCTGAGAAGCTCCGCCTCCTCGTCCACGACCCGCCTCCCGCGATAA
- the Tnfrsf1a gene encoding tumor necrosis factor receptor superfamily member 1A isoform X2 → MGLPTVPGLLLSLVLLALLVEIHPSGVTGLVPSLGDREKRDSLCPQGKYAHPKNNSICCTKCHKGTYLVSDCPSSGQETVCRECDEGTYTASQNHVPQCFSCKICRKEMFQVELSPCRADQDTVCGCKENQFQHYLSETHFQCVDCSPCFNGTVTIPCKKTQNTVCICHAGFFLRRNECVSCSHCKNTQECVKQCLLPPVANVTNPQDPGTAVLLPLVIFLGLCLLSSIFISLMCRYPRWRPEVYSIICRDSAQAKEAEVEGTKPLTPAPPPAFSPIPGFNPTLVFNPIPGFSPPVSSTPISPVFGPPSNWHNFMPPVKEVVPTQGADPLLYGSVNSVPGSTPVQKQEDSAHPQGPEDLTMLYAVVDGVPPTRWKEFMRLMGLNNHEIERLELQNGRCLREAQYSMMEAWRRCTPRRLATLDVVSSVLSEMNLLGCLENIQEVLRSSASSSTTRLPR, encoded by the exons GTGCTCCTGGCTCTGCTGGTGGAGATACACCCATCAGGGGTCACTGGACTGGTCCCTTCTCTTGGTGACCGGGAGAAGAGGGATAGTTTGTGTCCCCAGGGAAAGTATGCCCATCCTAAGAATAATTCCATCTGTTGCACCAAGTGCCACAAAG GAACCTACTTGGTGAGTGACTGTCCAAGCTCAGGGCAGGAAACAGTCTGCAGAGAGTGTGATGAAGGCACCTACACGGCCTCCCAGAACCACGTCCCACAGTGCTTCAGTTGCAAGATATGTCGGAAAG aAATGTTCCAGGTGGAGCTTTCTCCTTGCAGAGCTGACCAGGACACCGTGTGTGGCTGTAAGGAGAACCAGTTCCAACACTACCTGAGTGAGACGCATTTCCAGTGTGTGGACTGCAGTCCCTGCTTCAATGGCACCGTGACAATCCCCT GTAAGAAGACTCAGAACACCGTGTGTATCTGCCACGCAGGATTTTTTCTAAGAAGAAATGAGTGCGTCTCTTGTAGCCA CTGCAAGAACACTCAGGAATGTGTGAAGCAGTGCCTGCTACCTCCAGTTGCAAATGTCACAAATCCCCAGGACCCAG gtacTGCGGTGCTGTTACCCCTGGTCATCTTCCTGGGTCTTTGCCTTTTATCCTCCATCTTCATCAGTTTAATGTGCCGATATCCCCGGTGGAGGCCCGAGGTCTACTCCATCA tTTGTAGGGATTCAGCGCAGGCCAAAGAG GCGGAGGTTGAAGGAACTAAGCCCCtaactccagcccctcccccagccttcaGCCCCATCCCCGGCTTCAACCCGACTCTGGTCTTCAACCCCATCCCAGGCTTTAGTCCTCCTGTCTCCAGTACCCCCATCAGCCCCGTCTTCGGTCCTCCTAGCAACTGGCACAACTTCATGCCACCTGTAAAAGAGGTAGTGCCAACCCAGGGTGCTGACCCTCTGCTGTACGGATCAGTCAACTCCGTGCCAGGCTCCACCCCTGTTCAGAAACAGGAAGACTCCGCCCACCCACAAGGTCCTGAGG ACCTTACGATGCTGTATGCTGTGGTGGATGGCGTGCCTCCGACGCGCTGGAAGGAGTTCATGCGGCTCATGGGGCTGAACAATCACGAGATCGAGCGGCTGGAGCTGCAGAACGGGCGCTGCCTGCGCGAGGCTCAGTACAGCATGATGGAAGCCTGGCGGCGCTGTACGCCGCGACGCCTGGCCACGCTGGACGTAGTGAGCTCCGTGCTTTCCGAAATGAATCTGCTAGGGTGCCTGGAGAACATCCAGGAGGTTCTGAGAAGCTCCGCCTCCTCGTCCACGACCCGCCTCCCGCGATAA
- the Plekhg6 gene encoding pleckstrin homology domain-containing family G member 6, translated as MQASGPANEGPLQGLVASRIEAYGGRHPTSAHSAARNIHPRGGPVLDPSRRRLQHYVPFAGTRGLSPLALREPEPEKRHGSHFGIGPPHSPKLKEVTKAHELEVRLHTFSMFGMPRLPPEDRRHWEIGEGGDSALTMEKSWKELVPGHEEMSRELCHQQEALWELLTTELIYLRKLKIMTDLLAAGLLNLQRVGLLTEVSAETLFGNVPNLIRAHRRFWEEVLQPVLEDTRTSGQPLDPVSLQNGFLTFGQRFQPYVQYCLRVKQTMAYARELQDTNPSFHTFVQWCEKHKRSGRQTLGDLLIKPHQRITKYPLLLQAVLKRSPEPRAQEALTAMIAAVESFLRHINGQVRQGEEQESLMAVAQRIGPYEVLEPSSEEVEKSLRPFSTLDLMMPILGVAPEYTRQLLLEGPVRVKEGREGKMDVYLFLFSDMLLVTKPQRKADRAKVIRPPLMLEKLVCRPLRDLNTFLLIHLTEFQCVSSALTVHCPSSTERTRWLEKTQQAQVTLQKLKAEEFIQQKRELLALYRNQGRESPSTRPSTPSPSPEDSQSSAEGRTLEFTGIPRLVVTEDTDEDTPSVPDDTSDSGYGTLIPSSPKASHSPLNRLRSKALRRDPRLTFSTLELRDVPLRPQPPDPQAPQRRSAPEFPEGVLRGGSLPRRPPPTWSEEEDETSTPGNVVAETLYRAQRRSPVPHSPTHTDSAGESPWESSDEDEGLLSPGLRPCPLPAEEMLREIREELASQRIEGASEPEPRNGKSRRLTRAQLQRMRGPHIIQLDTPLSTSEV; from the exons ATGCAAGCCTCTGGTCCTGCAAATGAGGGCCCCCTCCAAGGCCTGGTTGCTTCCCGAATTGAGGCTTACGGGGGCCGTCACCCGACCTCTGCCCACAGCGCTGCTAGGAATATACATCCCAGAGGAGGTCCTGTATTG GACCCTAGTCGCCGCCGCCTCCAGCACTATGTCCCCTTTGCTGGGACCCGAGGCCTGTCTCCTCTGGCACTTCGGGAACCAGAGCCAGAGAAGAGGCATGGAAGCCATTTTGGGATCGGCCCACCTCACTCCCCCAAACTCAAG GAAGTCACCAAGGCCCATGAGCTGGAAGTGAGACTACACACATTCAGCATGTTTGGGATGCCCCGCCTGCCACCGGAGGACCGGAGACACTGGGAGATAGGAGAGGGCGGTGACAGTGCCCTGACCATGGAGAAGTCCTGGAAGGAGCTTGTGCCGGGACACGAG GAGATGAGCCGCGAGCTTTGCCACCAGCAGGAGGCGCTGTGGGAACTCCTGACCACGGAGCTCATCTACCTGAGAAAGCTCAAGATCATGACAGAT CTCCTGGCAGCTGGTCTGCTGAATTTGCAGCGGGTGGGACTGCTGACTGAG GTATCGGCTGAGACCCTGTTTGGAAATGTCCCCAACCTGATTAGAGCCCACCGGAGATTTTGGGAGGAGGTGCTGCAGCCCGTCCTGGAAGACACTCGCACCTCTGGTCAACCTTTGGACCCTGTCAGCTTACAAAATGGCTTCCTGACA TTTGGCCAGCGGTTCCAGCCTTATGTCCAGTACTGCCTTCGAGTAAAACAGACCATGGCTTATGCCCGGGAGCTGCAAGACACGAACCCTTCCTTCCACACCTTCGTGCAG TGGTGTGAGAAACACAAGCGCTCCGGGAGACAGACGCTGGGTGACTTGCTTATCAAGCCTCACCAGCGCATCACCAAATACCCACTGCTGCTGCAGGCTGTGCTCAAGAGAAGCCCCGAGCCTCGAGCCCAAGAAGCCCTGACCGCCATG ATCGCAGCCGTGGAGTCCTTCCTGCGACACATAAACGGGCAGGTCCGGCAGGGTGAAGAGCAGGAGAGTTTAATGGCTGTGGCGCAGCGCATAGGACCCTATGAGGTGCTAGAGCCCTCCAGCGAGGAGGTGGAGAAG AGCCTGCGTCCGTTCTCCACCCTGGACCTGATGATGCCTATATTGGGGGTCGCCCCTGAGTACACCAGGCAGCTGCTGCTGGAGGGACCTGTGCGCGTGAAGGAAGGGCGAGAAGGGAAG ATGGATGTGTACCTGTTCCTCTTCTCTGACATGCTCCTGGTAACCAAACCCCAACGCAAGGCAGACAGAGCCAAGGTCATCCGTCCTCCCCTCATGCTGGAGAAACTCGTGTGTCGACCACTGAGAGACCTCA ACACCTTCCTGCTGATCCACCTCACAGAATTCCAGTGTGTCTCCAGTGCCCTCACTGTGCACTGTCCCAGTTCAACAGAGCGGACACGGTGGCTGGAGAAGACCCAGCAGGCTCAG GTCACCCTGCAGAAGCTGAAGGCCGAGGAGTTCATTCAACAGAAGAGGGAGCTGCTGGCCCTCTATCGCAACCAGGGCAGGGAGTCCCCCAGCACCAGGCCCTCCACGCCTTCCCCTTCCCCAGAGGACTCCCAGAGCAGTGCAGAGGGGAG GACTTTGGAGTTCACTGGAATCCCCCGCCTGGTGGTGACTGAAGACACAGACGAAGACACACCCTCCGTGCCCGATGATACCTCAGACTCTGGCTACGGCACTTTGATTCCCAGCTCCCCGAAGGCCTCTCATTCACCCCTGAACAGGCTTCGGTCCAAGGCTCTTCGGAGGGACCCTCGCCTCACCTTCTCCACCCTGGAACTCAGAGACGTTCCCTTGCGCCCCCAGCCTCCTGACCCCCAAGCTCCCCAGCGACGAAGTGCCCCAGAGTTTCCAGAAGGGGTCCTAAGAGGAGGCAGTCTACCCAGGAGACCCCCGCCAACCTGGTCCGAGGAGGAAGATGAGACTTCGACACCAGGAAATGTGGTGGCAGAGACCCTATACAGGGCACAACGTCGGAGTCctgtcccccactcccccacccataCTGACTCTGCTGGGGAAAGCCCCTGGGAGTCCTCAGATGAAGATGAGGGGCTTCTATCCCCCGGACTCCGCCCCTGCCCCCTGCCGGCTGAGGAAATGCTCAGGGAGATCAGGGAGGAGCTGGCCAGCCAAAGGATCGAGGGAGCCTCGGAACCAGAACCTAGGAACGGCAAGTCCCGGAGGCTGACTAGAGCCCAGCTGCAGAGAATGAGGGGCCCCCACATCATACAGCTGGACACGCCTCTGTCTACATC AGAAGTATGA